Proteins from a single region of Equus asinus isolate D_3611 breed Donkey chromosome 17, EquAss-T2T_v2, whole genome shotgun sequence:
- the LOC139040545 gene encoding olfactory receptor 4A47-like, whose product MEPRNNVTYFVLLGLTQNPKEQKVLFVMFLLFYILTVVGNMLIVVTVSFSKTLNSPMYFFLASLSIMDAIYSSSITPRLISDLFFGESTISFQSCMIQLFTEHFSSGSGVFILLVMAYDRYVAICKPLHYLVIMRRWVCIVLLVVCWVGGFLHSIIQLSTIYGLPFCGPNVIDHFFCDMYPLLKLICADTYVIGVLVVANGGLICTIVFLLLLISYGVILHSLKNLSHKGRQKALQTCGSHITVVVFFFVPCIFTYVRPAKTFPIDKPLSVFYTVVTPMLNPLIYTLRNSEMTNAMKQLWTKKGHIL is encoded by the coding sequence ATGGAACCAAGGAACAATGTGACTTACTTTGTCCTCTTGGGCCTCACACAGAATCCAAAGGAGCAGAAAGTcctttttgttatgttcttgctCTTTTACATTTTGACTGTGGTGGGCAACATGCTCATTGTTGTGACTGTAAGTTTCAGTAAGACTCTGAACTCCCCAATGTACTTTTTTCTTGCCAGCCTATCAATTATGGATGCTATTTATTCCTCTTCCATTACCCCCAgattgatttcagacttgttcTTTGGGGAAAGTACCATATCCTTCCAATCTTGCATGATCCAGCTCTTTACAGAACATTTTTCTAGTGGATCAGGGGTGTTTATTCTGttggtgatggcctatgaccgctatgtggccatctgtaagccttTGCATTATTTGGTCATCATGAGGCGATGGGTTTGCATCGTGCTACTGGTAGTCTGTTGGGTTGGAGGTTTTCTGCACTCAATAATTCAGCTTAGCACTATTTATGGGCTCCCATTCTGTGGCCCTAATGTCATTGATCATTTTTTCTGTGACATGTACCCCTTATTGAAACTCATCTGTGCTGACACCTACGTCATTGGTGTCTTAGTGGTGGCCAATGGAGGACTAATCTGCACTATTGTGTTTCTGCTGTTACTCATCTCCTATGGTGTCATCTTGCACTCTCTAAAGAACCTTAGTCACAAAGGGAGGCAGAAAGCCCTCCAGACCTGTGGTTCCCACATCACtgtggttgtctttttctttgttccctgTATTTTCACATATGTGAGACCTGCTAAAACCTTCCCCATTGACAAACCATTGAGCGTGTTTTATACAGTCGTAACCCCGATGCTCAACCCACTAATCTACACTCTgagaaattcagagatgacaaatGCTATGAAGCAGCTCTGGACAAAGAAAGGTCATATCTTGTAG